Within Sander lucioperca isolate FBNREF2018 chromosome 22, SLUC_FBN_1.2, whole genome shotgun sequence, the genomic segment aaatataaagaggaataaatacaagaataaataagtaaatgacTGAAATGATGTGAAAAGCAAAGGCAATAGGGAAAACAATGAGGAAAAATAAAGGGATCAAAATAAATTGACATTATATAATAATTTGTAATTTCTATGcaaaacacacataaataaatattttaaaatatatatatatatatatatatatatatatatatatatatatatatatatatatacagaaaaTGCTTGTAATTATTCTTTTATattctgttatttatttttatatttccacatgtattttcttattcttttacAGATTTATTCTTTTATTATGAAGAACGGCTCCATTCTCTTTGGCTGCATCCTCGTCTGTGATCTTAAAGTTCTTTCCTTCAGACAGTAAAttcttttttgctgtttttgcaGATTGGTGAAGTACTGTGCCACCTATAACAGCCATGACCCTTTCCTCTCCAAGTGTCTTCCCAGCAACCCCTGGCTCACTGATGATGTCACGTACTGGACCTTAAACATGCCCTAGTGAGTCAGCTGACGACGATACATAATCTATATTCTGAGTATAATTTCAAATAACTTGTTCGTTTTATGTGCGTGTGTAACAGTGTGGAAATGCCAACTAAAATGCGCGTGGAGAGGTGGACGTTTAGCTTCGCGGAGCTGCTCTCAGACCCTCGAGGACGAAATGATTTCAGACTCTTCCTAAAGAAAGAATTCAGTGGTACGATGGTTATTTATAATTAGATCACAGCTCTGATTACAGAAGTGTTACTGTTGCAAACATGCTGCTCTGTTTCTGCTCACACAGCATTAATATGTTTTGCCATTAGAAAGGGCTAAGAATAGTTTTCTATTATTTTCGATTCTATTCTGAACCGTTATAGGTGAGAACTTGGCATTCTGGGAGAGTTGTGAAGATCTGAAGTGGGGCGAAGCTGCAACGATGAGTGAGAAAGCAGAGCATATCTACAAGTAATGTCTTCATTTATTATCTGCGTAGAATATATTAATCCTTTTCtgataaatgttgatagatgttaGTGATAGATCGATCACTAACATCTATGTCAATTAGTCGATTAGTTCAAgccaaacattctctggttgCAGTTTATCatcatatatttgtgttttggactgttgttcagacaaaacaagacatcttgGAAGTTtcttcacaattttttttaaacatttcattgaCGATGAACTAGTAGCATGAACTATAGCTGTCAGATATTtgtagtggaataaaaagtacatttccctctgaaatatgTTGGAGTGGCATGAAAAGATCATAAACAAGTAAATTACAAGTCCCTCAAATTAGTGCGTGATGCTAGTAATAACATCTGTTTCTTCCACTTTCCTGATCCCAGGACATTCCTGGCACGTGGTGCACCGCGGTGGATCAACATCGACGGAAAGACGATGGAAATCACGGTGAAGGGCCTGAAACACCCACACAGATACGTCCTGGACGCAGCCCAAACTCACATCTACATGCTCATGAAGAAGGTCAGTAAACACAGCAGTAGTCGGTTTTAAACACAAGATAAGTATGATGTTATAGTTCCCGCAAGCTTGTACTCACAATCAAAACAAGTACTGATTCATGATgagtctgtgtgtattttgcagGACTCGTATGGCCGGTACCAGAAATCTCCAGTGTTTAAGGAAACAGTGAAGAAGGCCATCTGTCCTGAGGAGCACCATTTCACGTGAGTGACAGCTTTTAATGGATACATTTTGCATTTGATTAATGACACTCTGTTAGATGACATTGAGCTTTAATCTATTCCCTTTAATTGGGAAATAAACTTGAAAAAGTCTGTCTTTTGATTTGATTATCTCAACCAGCCTGATAAAGAATGCCAAatgaggaggaaaaaaacattgactATTCATTGCAAAGGATGACTTAGGAGTGACATTGGTCTGGGAAACCAAGTTTATGTGTCTCATCTGTCTGGCTGATACTAATGTCCCTGTAGCTCCCTAAAACCACCACATCCATCACTTTCCAAAACTTGATTTTAACGCTGCtttttcctccctcctcttccctttGCTGgtctatttctttttcttatttccaTCCCTCTCCTGTTTCTATATCCTTCCTTTCTCCTATTTGTCGTCTTCCAGGGATGCCCAGTTGGAGCAAAATGCAAAGAAGAGACGGCCCAGTCTCAGCCCCATCATCCTGCGGCAGATGGAGCAGGAGCAGAGGGCCAAGATGGCCGCCACTGTCGACATCACACAGGTCATGAGCAAACTCAGCAAGCAGCGCAAGGAGGCGCCCCCTCCTCCCTGTCCTCCTCCCTGTCCTCCACCtaagaaataatttttttttttttaaagataatttttttgggcttttccacctttaatgtataggacagctaggtgagagagaagggggaggcatgcaggaaattgtcacaggtcggattcaaaccctggaccgctgcgttgaggcataagcctctcagtatgtgtgcacctgctctacccactgagctaaCCCGGTCACGTTGTTCAGTGATTTTAAGAAATGATTTAGTGGAATCATTTTAAATAGACGCTGCAGTTTATTTCTTAATGctaatgtttacattttaatgccattttacttttacttaaatgttttttataatgACAATGGATCAAATGCTCTTAGTGATGAACCTGCAGAAAATTATAACCTCACTGCAGGTTAACTCTAGGGAGCTttatagcatctttcagctcgtTGTTTTGGGTTTACAGCCTGCAAGTTTAATGATATTCAAATACTcatagacatacagtacatttatccATACTAATGTCAAAGAATCACAAATATCTATTTCCAATGTGACGTTCAGTGGAAAGAAACCTCTTAGTTGGTGGTTGTTTCAGCCACAAAATGCCATAAAATTAGATCTACATCATCATCTAAAAAGTAAATTTCTTTCAACAAGTACAAGTACGTTTACAATACGTAAAGTGATTGGGAATGGGAACGTGTACTACTGAGACAAGAATCAGACAAAAGATCTGCACACTGTATTAAAAGCTCACAGCAATATTAAGTGTGTAATGGtttgagcagagagagagagagcgagagagagacagagatctTGGTCAGCATTGTCAAATCACCACCACAAAGCAGAACGAGCAAAATATAGACACAGCAGAGCTGAATGACGCCGCCTGATACTCCCACACAGGAGACAGAGCATGCTTCTGTGAAAAGGAACTAGAAACATACAGCTCAATATTATACAGGCATATATTAAATACGACACATAGGTtgaatcaaattttttttatcataaatcACATAAATCGtctagaaaaaaacaaaaaagtggaaCTCTAGTGGAAGTACAAATAGTAAACTAATATGAGGCTATTTTAAAGCTCACCCAACATCACCCCACCTACCTCTAATGGTAACAAGCCCTGCACATGTAagacttttgggtgtttttccaccacatattaaatgtatttaccTGGCAAATGTCTCATAAAACTATTATGAGAAGTAAGGTTTGTGATTTGTGTGAACTGAGCCTTTAAACACATCCTAAACTTCTCACATGTCTATAACACAAGTCACGTTGAGAACTGACAACAGGCATTAGACAAACGGCCATATTGAGACATCTGTTACTATCTGTTACATTTCTGTCCATACAAGCTGTAACTGTTGTCTGTCTTGCTTTTCTTGTAATACACACATTGTACTGTACATCTTCACGCATacactgtttttttattgtactgtgttttctttgtgtttcatgagctaataaaacacccacaaaCCACCTCATGTTTATGTGTTTGTCTTGAGTTGTCATTCATTTACTGTTTTCATGTAGTTTGATTGTCATGTAGCCCAAAAATAGTTAGTTGGAGCCTAGTATGTATTAATAAGTTTGATTCTAATATCAAATTAGGTATTGCTTATAATACTCTATGCTTATAATGTCTATTTGGTGTGGACATGTTCtgaacatcatgctgtttaAGTAAgtataacattttcaatgaagTGTCTGCTGAAAGGTTttcaaaaatgcatttttttcttcctgacTTGTGTCTGTTGCCCTTTGACCTCACAGCTGTGCCGCTTCACCACTCCCGTCCCCCACCTCGCCGTCTACTCTGGCATCACTGACTTCCCGTCTGCCAATGCCTCGCCCTCTCTCCCCTTCCTGGCCCACTCCCCAGCTTGTCCATCCCCCATCAGCGTGGCCTTGGACAGCACGTCGGCCTCTGAGCGGCGTGTGGAGGCCGGTGAAGGGGAAGGCGAGGGGAACCCTGCGGCTCAGGCTGCGGCAGGTGGAAATGTGTCCAAGTCTCGCATGGCTTTGTCCCTGCACCGTCTGCTGAAGCGTGGCTGCACCCCCGCAACCATGTTCGCCAGCTTATCGCCCAAATGCCACTCAGCTGCCGGGACAAGTAGCCGCATTCAGCCAATCAGCCCGGATCAACCTAGCCAGGCTCCGCCAAGACGGATTGGCAAGTGAGTGTGAGAcacaatacaacaaactgcaCACAAAAACAGTCCTCTCACTTACTGCAGTCAGATACTCTTTAATCCAGTTACTCTACTCTTTAAATGTGATGATTTAGTTTAAGGTTATATGTTAACTCATCCAATTACACTCTGTCCGCTTAAAATGGGGGAGTAAGTATACAAAGGACTACAAATTCTAAATAGTTTTTCTAATATGAATGCAAACACCctcaaattaaagctgaaagTCATTCTCATTTTTTACAATTCAAATTCACTGTTATTATGTTATATGACTATGGATATCACACACGTGCCTGACCAAGTCCTCTCTGCAACCCTCCACAGTTTTTTCCAGATTAAAGTGGATATTCCTCCAGAGTGCCGTATCTACCCCATAGAGTCTgaggacgaggacgaggagAACAGGGCTGCCTCTCGGGGAGGAGTAGGAGCCAAAGAGATCATCTGTCCCTGGGAGAGCCTCACTCCACAGAACGGGACGGGCTAATCGGCTGCATTTACgcaggtagaaaaaaaaaaggtggggTTTTTAAATCTGTGTCGCATGTGTCTGTCTGAGCAGGCAGATTTTTCCCATGTTCTGACAGAGATAAAAGATCTCACGTAGAGCATAAAAGGCGGAAAATCCCTGTGTAAATGTGGCCGCATTCTCACCACTAGGCCACAACATAAATACCAAACAACATGACACAACGGTCAATCTGGGACACTGTAGAGATGGCTGTTTAGACTGAGTACTTACTGTGTCCATGTTTTAACTCCTTAAAGGAAACCTGCTGTATGTTTAGAGCATCAAACACACTGCCTGTAGGTCTGAAAGGGCCCACTTTTATGTCTGCTGCAGTATAATCCTCTTTTCCACTGTCCACGCTCAGTATTTTTTAATACTCTCCCAATTCCTCAAGTGCAACTCTTCTCCTCAAAGAAATGTTTGGCAAGCCACCAAAAAAGGCTGTAAAGATTTTTTGAATATTGAATATTCAAGACCAATGAATAAACCGATGAATATTGTTTATTCATTTAACTGTTCgattatattttctttaaattgtgttccagctgattggctgtttcAAAGCCTTCTTTACAGCCAGGATTATAATTCTAAACCCGCTGTTAGTAATTTGTATGTAATTTAAATACAGAGGACATGATCTTGGTGTCTTTGGCACAGCAACAGAAGTTATATTCAACCATATTTTGGCACATTTGGTGTTTGGAACGAACCTGCATCTTAAAAGCCAACAGGCAGTTCACTGTATTCCTTTAACTTTTGAAAGGAATACACTGAACTGAATTTATTGACACGAGCCTTTATTGAGGTGAGCACCAGCTGAGCCAGCTGTTTAGGTTGGATGGCAGCTCAACTAGAGGACAACAGGGTGCACAAACATCCAAGCCCTTTGGGAAACTGAGCTGTAGCTTTCACATTCAAACCTCATTCTGTATTTATTAACAAACAGTAGCCCGACAGCAGCCTTATCCACCTTCACACAcctgaaatattttgtgttttttggccTCAGAAGTGTCTACAAAGCAGGCATGTACACAGACATTCAGGGCCTCAAGATAACAAAAACtacaaatgaaaagaaatgcaTTATTTTTGTGATTGCCAAGGAGCTTAAATAAAAGTTAGTATCCAAAAAATGCATGTTTACATCCTAGAGAGTGATGAGCCAAAGCAGACAGACATATTTGGACTCTGCCTGTGCACATGCCTGCTAAAAAATATAGATTACGTATTGATATAGTTATTGAATAATGATCAGTTTTCTGAAGTAGAGAAGTGTTCTTGTGCTGCTCAATAGACTTACTGTAGATGCCTCATCCGCAATTTACTTACCTCTTACACACATTACGTGAAAATGACTGAAGAGATGCAGTTTTAGGTAAAATAAGAGCACAGAGACAGCTTGTCTgcatgttgctttttttctgaTCCGCTCCCGACAGAGAGTTACTGTAACGTGGGGTCGGGTGATAGTTTTGTATTTAGGTCCACTGGTGTTTTGTAGCTGCCGTATTATACTGTGCACTACTCTGAGCAAGGTCTTGGTATATTTCTTACGTCTCTCTccgttgggggtgggggggagacACAGTACGGTCAGAATGTATTATCTTTACCATGTTTACAGATGCAAGAATGTGAAAAATACCTTGaatttattgtgtttgatttgtACATTCCATGGCTTGTGTCAAGTGCCTCAATAAATGACTGTCTTAACAAACAATGTTCACCTTCTTAATTAGATGTTGCCTTTACATGTTAACTTAAACGgtgaaattacaaaaaaactaacatTTTCTCACTTATCTGTACATGCAGATAGTTTTTTTGCCAGGTTTTCAGATCTGTCTACCTCCATCTTAAACAATGCAGGGGAAGGGAATGTAtgtgtctctttccagaaacagTGTTCTGGTTACACTGGTCAATCCAGCAGTTTATCTATAGGGACTATTTCTTTGATAGAAAGAGGTTCCGATGCCAACTCTTCACAGTGACTTCTGTAAATTGTTCAGAGCAACATGGACACTTAATTTAGAAATAGACGTTGCtgttgaagttttttttaaatgtcatttttttaatgctgtgggtaacaaaaacaaacatatctGGTGGCAGAAATCTCAGAGACAGATCAAAACCTATACtaagatgtttttatgtaaCATTCCTCTCCAGCCTCAGTAAGTGGTGATGACAGTGATTAACCACTAGGTGGTGATATAACAATGGCAATGGGATCAAGACGCCATTTACATAAAGTAACACAAGCTGGTGGATGGATGTGGTGCATTAGTTCACTAAAACctgaaataataaaagaaacaaTCTGCATTTATCATTTATCAGAATGTTTGTATACATTTTCCGGTCATTAGTATTTAGATTATGTGAAATATTTTGAACAGAGACTATCAAgctgacagaaacaggtttgAGTGAATTTGCCATGCTCTAATTTCCACATAAACCTAACCAAGGTCAATACTTCGGTAAAGGTACGAACAGGACCATTCTACAATCTCATGTCCATGCAGATATTACTGcagagtaaataaaaacaggcaTGTGTGCTTGTAGTCAACATCATTTCTCTGCCATCACCGAGGTTACTGAACTGAGGCCGGGGCACAGCTTTGATGTCTCCGAGCAGAACCGTCTGATCGCTATCTCACAATACCCATACAGGGACGTCCACACACAGTCCATTCATACATTAGCTTACCAAGGCGGAGGGAATTTATGCAACACATTTAACATTCATCTGAGGTGTGCAtatattaaaatacatttgtttttaatgaagCCCTTGGTGTTTGGTGTTACACCTGAATGAGTTTTTCAAAAGCCATATACACACTTATCATGgcttttatgttgtttttgcaGTGTTTTTCTGTCACACAGCCTTAGTTTGATTTGTTCATTATCTGTTTTCTGCCTTTGACTCATTGATTTACCATTTACTGATGGCTGGAATTATTGGACTGCATTTGCAAAATAGAAGAGAAATCAGTATTTTAAGCAGGAAATTGTAgccaaaactaaaaaaaacatatctaaTTCTATGACCTAAATATCTG encodes:
- the LOC116061102 gene encoding regulator of G-protein signaling 9 isoform X1 yields the protein MTIRNPLRDHGQRYRPRIACLKKAEKVLLEMQDLKTGVKSQPQRLVITTIPHAITGEDIISWLADRFQVDTQEARSFGSMLVALGYIYPLQDHKRLVIKPDASLYRFQTPYFWPTQQWPVEDTDYGECDGSRSHFISHPVTNTYTFPYTIKAIYLAKRNIRKKGILELHEQEHYNRLHKWMNHKWDFIVMQAKEQYRAAKERKKPDRVVFDCQERAYWVVHRPPPGTVSAMDYGLDRLIDPNADEAKTPDFYARIMIFTQQSIMRPRVKSSVSIGALVKYCATYNSHDPFLSKCLPSNPWLTDDVTYWTLNMPYVEMPTKMRVERWTFSFAELLSDPRGRNDFRLFLKKEFSGENLAFWESCEDLKWGEAATMSEKAEHIYKTFLARGAPRWINIDGKTMEITVKGLKHPHRYVLDAAQTHIYMLMKKDSYGRYQKSPVFKETVKKAICPEEHHFTDAQLEQNAKKRRPSLSPIILRQMEQEQRAKMAATVDITQLCRFTTPVPHLAVYSGITDFPSANASPSLPFLAHSPACPSPISVALDSTSASERRVEAGEGEGEGNPAAQAAAGGNVSKSRMALSLHRLLKRGCTPATMFASLSPKCHSAAGTSSRIQPISPDQPSQAPPRRIGNFFQIKVDIPPECRIYPIESEDEDEENRAASRGGVGAKEIICPWESLTPQNGTG
- the LOC116061102 gene encoding regulator of G-protein signaling 9 isoform X2; the encoded protein is MTIRNPLRDHGQRYRPRIACLKKAEKVLLEMQDLKTGVKSQPQRLVITTIPHAITGEDIISWLADRFQVDTQEARSFGSMLVALGYIYPLQDHKRLVIKPDASLYRFQTPYFWPTQQWPVEDTDYAIYLAKRNIRKKGILELHEQEHYNRLHKWMNHKWDFIVMQAKEQYRAAKERKKPDRVVFDCQERAYWVVHRPPPGTVSAMDYGLDRLIDPNADEAKTPDFYARIMIFTQQSIMRPRVKSSVSIGALVKYCATYNSHDPFLSKCLPSNPWLTDDVTYWTLNMPYVEMPTKMRVERWTFSFAELLSDPRGRNDFRLFLKKEFSGENLAFWESCEDLKWGEAATMSEKAEHIYKTFLARGAPRWINIDGKTMEITVKGLKHPHRYVLDAAQTHIYMLMKKDSYGRYQKSPVFKETVKKAICPEEHHFTDAQLEQNAKKRRPSLSPIILRQMEQEQRAKMAATVDITQLCRFTTPVPHLAVYSGITDFPSANASPSLPFLAHSPACPSPISVALDSTSASERRVEAGEGEGEGNPAAQAAAGGNVSKSRMALSLHRLLKRGCTPATMFASLSPKCHSAAGTSSRIQPISPDQPSQAPPRRIGNFFQIKVDIPPECRIYPIESEDEDEENRAASRGGVGAKEIICPWESLTPQNGTG